Proteins encoded in a region of the Elaeis guineensis isolate ETL-2024a chromosome 7, EG11, whole genome shotgun sequence genome:
- the LOC140859195 gene encoding mRNA cap guanine-N(7) methyltransferase 2-like, which translates to MQNLTEFYDDNRAQFAGMLFSYGANFVDPRGKLLARSYDLLGLYSIFVFQKPDPDVVPPIMTPMLQDGNHAHEEQHEWIGSSWRQQIPADEEKPGHADPSLGPSGIPVEHEKGILGPGPADLRFQEPF; encoded by the exons AGCACAATTTGCAGGAATGCTTTTCAGTTATGGTGCAAATTTTGTAGATCCTCGAGGAAAGCTTCTTGCTCGTTCCTATGACTTGTTAG GTTTATATTCTATATTTGTATTTCAGAAGCCTGACCCTGATGTTGTCCCCCCCATTATGACTCCCATGTTGCAGGATGGAAATCATGCCCATGAAGAA CAGCATGAATGGATAGGGAGCAGCTGGAGGCAGCAGATACCGGCTGATGAAGAGAAACCCGGGCATGCAGACCCATCTCTTGGTCCTAGCGGTATCCCCGTGGAGCATGAGAAAGGTATCTTGGGCCCTGGGCCTGCTGATTTAAGGTTTCAAGAGCCATTCTAG